A region from the Sandaracinus amylolyticus genome encodes:
- a CDS encoding V4R domain-containing protein, with product MLKSVRVPTPMEPPFAQAEQYVGAMFSRMQREPENGSVRIGGERYVLMRCESLYLSWFDALEETFGAETARAFVYNTAREIGRSDARAFVARLGGEEGVDRLAAGPVHFAHAGWAIVEILEDSAPAPNDSYFLHYLHPNTFETEVLASQKRRTADTACLFSAGYSAGWCSEAFQIDVHGRELRCLARGDERCEFIMAPSSQLDAHQHRLAR from the coding sequence ATGCTCAAGAGCGTCCGAGTGCCCACGCCGATGGAGCCGCCGTTCGCGCAGGCCGAGCAGTACGTCGGAGCGATGTTCTCGCGGATGCAGCGCGAGCCGGAGAACGGCTCGGTGCGCATCGGCGGCGAGCGCTACGTCCTGATGCGCTGCGAGAGCCTCTACCTGAGTTGGTTCGACGCGCTCGAAGAGACCTTCGGCGCCGAGACCGCGCGCGCGTTCGTCTACAACACCGCACGCGAGATCGGCCGCAGCGATGCGCGCGCGTTCGTCGCGCGGCTCGGTGGCGAGGAGGGCGTCGATCGCCTCGCCGCGGGGCCCGTGCACTTCGCGCACGCGGGCTGGGCGATCGTCGAGATCCTCGAGGACAGCGCGCCCGCGCCGAACGACTCGTACTTCCTGCACTACCTGCACCCGAACACGTTCGAGACCGAGGTGCTCGCGTCGCAGAAGCGCCGCACCGCGGACACCGCGTGCTTGTTCAGCGCGGGCTACTCGGCGGGCTGGTGCAGCGAGGCGTTCCAGATCGACGTGCACGGCCGCGAGCTCCGTTGTCTGGCGCGCGGCGACGAGCGTTGTGAGTTCATCATGGCGCCGTCGAGCCAGCTCGACGCGCACCAGCACCGCCTCGCACGATGA
- a CDS encoding RNA recognition motif domain-containing protein, translating to MNRGYGQGKRQREDEKARKQKEKDRRRMERREMGPGEIPVQSAAELQEASPSIEDIMRSLERGGSGEDRSANAVPARLFVGGLSDEVTEDDLAQVFGQFGRIADCIVMRDRDSRAPRGFGFVTMADRKDAPRAIAGLDGTDLKGRTLVVNVATERGR from the coding sequence GTGAATCGCGGCTACGGTCAGGGGAAGCGCCAGCGCGAGGACGAGAAGGCGCGCAAGCAGAAGGAGAAGGATCGCCGCCGCATGGAGCGTCGCGAGATGGGCCCGGGCGAGATCCCGGTCCAGAGCGCGGCCGAGCTGCAGGAGGCGTCTCCGTCGATCGAGGACATCATGCGCTCGCTCGAGCGCGGCGGCAGCGGCGAGGACCGCTCGGCGAACGCAGTGCCGGCGCGCCTCTTCGTCGGTGGACTCTCGGACGAGGTCACCGAGGACGATCTCGCGCAGGTGTTCGGCCAGTTCGGCCGCATCGCCGACTGCATCGTGATGCGCGATCGCGACAGCCGTGCGCCGCGCGGGTTCGGGTTCGTGACGATGGCGGACCGCAAGGACGCGCCGCGCGCGATCGCGGGCCTCGACGGCACCGACCTCAAGGGCCGCACGCTCGTCGTGAACGTCGCGACCGAGCGCGGACGCTGA
- a CDS encoding PAS domain S-box protein, translated as MRAQATLVRPLAGVPALAVDLPRVARAIGVIVALVGTAMLASWWARAPLGPRAHPAMMPTTALAAALAGASLALRAASGPSGTTRVVISRVLALAVTAIGALTLAQYLLGIDLALERIACFGRAAGSLLPGPNTALAFTALGIALLAIEPRRSVGTRVAAVAAAIGAVIALTAFYGHVYGAAALHEATRSLRTTGMSVLTAIALLALSVGVVIARPRPGLARVLGGSRTAGHMARRLFAALFAVPVLGLLVTVGHTRGLYTQLESAALFAVAATLLGAAWIASTARALDRADEARDVAAAEAAKWKLFFEHADWGAALARPDGTLELVNDALAAQRGSSVDALRGLAFDALHTPDHRDEARAMLERNAANGHARIASEHVRSDGSTFPVRIAATALRDRAGRLLFHALQVDDVTEERAVEAQRARFASMVESAEDAVVAITVDGRLTEWNPAAERLYGWSASEMIGETYAPLVPPELHDDTERLFARLRRGLRVAPYETLLMHKDGRRIPVSVTVWPVIGRDGRVLMISASARDISARKEMEDELRRASETERRLRDELERVTRASSVVAEELAALPDTSRASLLHTIALQAQLLTCADAVAVAIGSDPGQRFEDWAVIGIDPELERELGRPHAIGTLGSVAASGEIVLTGDVATHAAFGGLRDGPPRLHALAAVPIVHRGRPVGSLFVASTQKGEVFAEADVRVLRMLAARVGPAIETARAYEAVSLKSAWLSAVIEQMPEGVVLTDEHGRIVSQNEAARRLARDGASGAAAIDTLYEMVDARGAPLPETERPLSRALERHESAAGIELAVRTTEGRAVPILASATPVRVGERVVGAVLVFRDISVVKELERMRDEWSSIIAHDLRQPLSVISMSTGLLRHVITLRPSERKTLDRIQSSTRTLTRMVEDLLDASRIESRRLSITQREIDVGALAREVVERNTNLLAGHELQLVEHGTATVRGDAQRLEQVLVNLISNAHKYGDPGTPIRIEVLADAEPNEVDVLVSNRGRGIAPEELPHVFDRFSRSRAARSSKTEGLGLGLYICRGIVEAHGGRIRAESTPGDTTTFRITLPRIA; from the coding sequence ATGCGCGCGCAGGCCACGCTCGTCCGCCCGCTCGCGGGGGTGCCCGCGCTCGCGGTGGACCTGCCGCGCGTCGCGCGCGCGATCGGCGTGATCGTCGCGCTGGTCGGCACCGCGATGCTCGCCTCGTGGTGGGCGCGCGCACCGCTCGGACCGCGCGCGCATCCCGCGATGATGCCGACCACCGCGCTCGCGGCCGCGCTCGCCGGCGCATCGCTCGCGCTGCGCGCGGCGTCGGGCCCGAGCGGGACGACGCGGGTCGTGATCTCGCGCGTGCTCGCGCTCGCCGTGACCGCGATCGGTGCGCTCACGCTCGCGCAGTACCTGCTCGGGATCGATCTCGCGCTCGAGCGCATCGCGTGCTTCGGGCGCGCGGCGGGATCGCTGCTGCCGGGACCGAACACCGCGCTCGCGTTCACGGCGCTCGGCATCGCCCTGCTCGCGATCGAGCCGCGCCGATCGGTCGGGACGCGCGTCGCCGCGGTGGCGGCCGCGATCGGCGCGGTCATCGCGCTCACCGCGTTCTACGGCCACGTGTACGGCGCGGCCGCGCTCCACGAAGCGACGCGCTCGCTGCGCACGACGGGCATGAGCGTGCTCACCGCGATCGCGCTGCTCGCGCTCTCGGTCGGCGTGGTGATCGCGCGGCCTCGTCCCGGCCTCGCGCGGGTGCTCGGGGGCTCGCGCACGGCCGGTCACATGGCGCGCCGGCTCTTCGCGGCGCTCTTCGCGGTGCCGGTGCTCGGGCTGCTCGTGACGGTCGGGCACACGCGCGGGCTCTACACGCAGCTCGAGTCCGCTGCGCTCTTCGCGGTGGCCGCCACGCTGCTCGGTGCGGCGTGGATCGCGTCGACCGCGCGCGCGCTCGATCGCGCCGACGAGGCACGCGACGTCGCGGCGGCCGAGGCCGCGAAGTGGAAGCTCTTCTTCGAGCACGCGGACTGGGGCGCGGCGCTCGCGCGCCCGGACGGCACGCTCGAGCTGGTGAACGACGCGCTCGCAGCGCAGCGCGGATCCAGCGTCGACGCGCTGCGCGGGCTCGCGTTCGACGCGCTGCACACGCCCGATCATCGCGACGAGGCGCGCGCGATGCTCGAGCGGAACGCGGCGAACGGGCACGCGCGCATCGCTTCGGAGCACGTGCGCAGCGACGGCTCGACGTTCCCGGTGCGCATCGCGGCGACGGCGCTGCGCGATCGCGCGGGGCGCCTGCTCTTCCACGCGCTGCAGGTCGACGACGTGACCGAGGAGCGCGCGGTCGAGGCGCAGCGCGCGCGGTTCGCGAGCATGGTCGAGTCGGCCGAGGACGCGGTGGTCGCGATCACGGTCGACGGCCGGTTGACCGAGTGGAACCCGGCGGCGGAGCGGCTCTACGGCTGGAGCGCGAGCGAGATGATCGGCGAGACCTACGCGCCGCTGGTCCCGCCCGAGCTGCACGACGACACCGAGCGCCTGTTCGCGCGGCTTCGGCGAGGTCTGCGCGTCGCGCCGTACGAGACGTTGCTGATGCACAAGGACGGCCGGCGCATCCCGGTGTCGGTCACGGTGTGGCCGGTGATCGGACGTGACGGTCGCGTGCTGATGATCTCGGCGAGCGCGCGCGACATCAGCGCGCGCAAGGAGATGGAGGACGAGCTGCGCCGCGCGTCGGAGACCGAGCGCAGGCTGCGCGACGAGCTCGAGCGAGTGACGCGCGCGAGCAGCGTGGTCGCGGAGGAGCTCGCGGCGCTTCCGGACACCAGCCGCGCGTCGCTGCTGCACACGATCGCGCTGCAGGCGCAGCTGCTCACGTGCGCCGACGCGGTCGCGGTCGCGATCGGGAGCGATCCAGGGCAGCGCTTCGAGGACTGGGCGGTGATCGGGATCGATCCCGAGCTCGAGCGCGAGCTCGGTCGTCCCCACGCGATCGGGACGCTCGGCAGCGTCGCGGCGAGCGGCGAGATCGTGCTCACCGGCGACGTCGCGACGCACGCGGCGTTCGGCGGCCTCCGCGACGGGCCTCCGCGCCTCCACGCGCTCGCCGCGGTGCCGATCGTGCACCGCGGTCGGCCGGTGGGCAGCCTCTTCGTCGCGAGCACGCAGAAGGGCGAGGTGTTCGCGGAGGCCGACGTGCGCGTGCTCCGGATGCTCGCGGCGCGCGTCGGACCGGCGATCGAGACCGCGCGCGCGTACGAGGCGGTGTCGCTGAAGAGCGCGTGGCTGTCCGCAGTGATCGAGCAGATGCCGGAAGGCGTCGTGCTGACGGACGAGCACGGCAGGATCGTGTCGCAGAACGAGGCCGCGCGGCGGCTCGCGCGCGATGGAGCGTCGGGCGCGGCGGCGATCGACACGCTCTACGAGATGGTCGATGCGCGCGGCGCGCCGCTGCCCGAGACCGAGCGTCCGCTCTCTCGCGCGCTGGAGCGTCACGAGAGCGCGGCGGGGATCGAGCTGGCGGTGCGCACGACGGAAGGCCGCGCGGTGCCGATCCTCGCGAGCGCGACCCCGGTGCGGGTCGGTGAGCGCGTCGTCGGCGCGGTGCTGGTGTTCCGCGACATCTCGGTCGTGAAGGAGCTCGAGCGCATGCGCGACGAGTGGTCGTCGATCATCGCGCACGACCTGCGCCAGCCGCTCAGCGTGATCTCGATGTCGACCGGGCTGTTGCGGCACGTGATCACGCTGCGACCGAGCGAGCGCAAGACGCTCGATCGCATCCAGTCGTCCACGCGCACGCTGACGCGCATGGTCGAGGATCTGCTCGACGCGTCGCGCATCGAGTCGCGACGGCTCTCGATCACGCAGCGCGAGATCGACGTCGGCGCGCTCGCGCGCGAGGTGGTGGAGCGCAACACGAACCTGCTCGCGGGGCACGAGCTGCAGCTCGTCGAGCACGGCACCGCGACGGTGCGTGGTGATGCGCAGCGGCTCGAGCAGGTGCTCGTGAACCTCATCTCGAACGCGCACAAATACGGCGATCCCGGCACCCCGATCCGCATCGAGGTGCTCGCGGACGCCGAGCCGAACGAGGTGGACGTGCTCGTGTCGAACCGCGGTCGCGGCATCGCCCCCGAGGAGCTCCCGCACGTGTTCGATCGCTTCAGCCGATCGCGCGCGGCGCGCAGCAGCAAGACCGAGGGCCTCGGCCTCGGGCTCTACATCTGCCGCGGCATCGTCGAAGCGCACGGCGGCCGCATCCGCGCGGAGAGCACGCCGGGCGACACCACGACGTTCCGCATCACGCTGCCGCGCATCGCCTGA
- a CDS encoding M16 family metallopeptidase — MTRLALLVALALAGCGTSRAPLPPPVSPISATPALAAPDDTSAWAAQVPTLPEIRTITLASGITVQLVPRHDAPVVYTILVGRGAHGRTDDATAAIDALVERALGAGLPRALGEVSRDDHVVAARATGRGLFVSSGVVPTEIDRVLERFAQLVEGRGFDDAEIERSRAALLEHARFETGQRRRRSHPPASEELFTRLYGEGDARVAASRILAARVEPLTLARVRARVAQFLRPESTALIVVGDFDPADLESRIRARWDALVAPPSTPPRAALQAPAFPTPDPRLRIYPTDDDPRAVLRLVERGPPRDHEDYAAFCVLARLAGGMFSAAINLRFREQRGDTYGVAARVIDEVDHTLLEIQMVVPVATVGDAASNVVAELERLSDASRITAEELSLARNVELARRAGRFDSAWGSAYTLAVAFMVGDAPEAILATSARIERVTAEEVATVARRWVRPDHAPMVIIGAWSWMISHPVRVPGGVSIIGL; from the coding sequence GTGACGCGTCTCGCGCTGCTCGTCGCCCTCGCGCTCGCCGGCTGCGGCACCTCGCGCGCGCCGCTGCCTCCTCCGGTGTCGCCGATCTCGGCGACGCCCGCGCTCGCCGCGCCGGACGACACCAGCGCGTGGGCCGCGCAGGTCCCCACGCTGCCCGAGATCCGCACGATCACGCTCGCGTCGGGCATCACCGTGCAGCTCGTGCCGCGTCACGACGCGCCGGTCGTGTACACGATCCTCGTCGGGCGCGGCGCGCACGGACGCACCGACGATGCGACCGCGGCGATCGATGCGCTCGTCGAGCGTGCGCTCGGCGCGGGGCTGCCGCGCGCGCTCGGCGAGGTCTCGCGCGACGATCACGTCGTCGCGGCGCGCGCGACGGGACGCGGGCTCTTCGTGTCGTCGGGCGTGGTCCCGACGGAGATCGATCGTGTGCTCGAGCGCTTCGCGCAGCTCGTCGAGGGTCGCGGCTTCGACGACGCCGAGATCGAGCGCTCGCGCGCGGCGCTGCTCGAGCACGCGCGCTTCGAGACCGGTCAGCGGCGGCGGCGCTCGCACCCGCCCGCGTCGGAGGAGCTCTTCACGCGCCTCTACGGCGAGGGCGATGCGCGCGTGGCCGCGTCGCGCATCCTCGCGGCGCGCGTCGAGCCGCTGACGCTCGCGCGCGTCCGCGCGCGCGTCGCGCAATTCCTGCGGCCGGAGTCGACCGCGCTGATCGTCGTCGGTGACTTCGATCCCGCCGATCTCGAGTCTCGCATCCGCGCGCGATGGGACGCGCTCGTCGCGCCGCCGAGCACGCCGCCCCGCGCGGCGCTGCAGGCGCCCGCGTTCCCGACGCCGGACCCGCGCCTCCGCATCTATCCGACCGACGACGATCCGCGCGCCGTGCTGCGCCTCGTCGAGCGCGGTCCACCGCGCGACCACGAGGACTACGCGGCGTTCTGCGTGCTCGCGCGCCTCGCGGGCGGGATGTTCAGCGCGGCGATCAACCTGCGCTTCCGCGAGCAGCGCGGCGACACGTACGGCGTCGCCGCGCGTGTGATCGACGAGGTCGACCACACGCTGCTCGAGATCCAGATGGTCGTGCCCGTGGCGACGGTCGGCGATGCCGCGTCGAACGTCGTCGCCGAGCTCGAGCGCCTCTCCGACGCGAGCCGCATCACGGCCGAAGAGCTCTCGCTCGCGCGCAACGTGGAGCTCGCGCGGCGCGCCGGGAGGTTCGACTCGGCGTGGGGCTCCGCGTACACGCTCGCGGTCGCGTTCATGGTGGGTGATGCGCCCGAGGCGATCCTCGCGACGAGCGCGCGCATCGAGCGCGTCACGGCGGAGGAGGTCGCGACGGTCGCGCGTCGCTGGGTGCGGCCGGACCACGCGCCGATGGTGATCATCGGCGCGTGGTCGTGGATGATCTCGCACCCGGTGCGCGTGCCGGGTGGGGTGAGCATCATCGGGCTCTGA
- a CDS encoding esterase/lipase family protein, with amino-acid sequence MTKPLLELLERASLDALAERFRSDEETNLPALFPLETLALLRAISNEAPLDTLDADDVERPVVVVVHGILGGHLAERSDPSARIWCHAGRTVTGSVARRLALADASWARPHEESDVVPERAPLYLAYGPAITAWQLCGMHVETITYDWRRDVRDEARRFGDQVRALRAKHGRPMILVAHSMGGLVASAWAQRSDADLDAFSRVAFVAVPLGGSFDAVAAHLGEPWLMHALGAASIDETFDDVRAMASSWPGLVQLFPHGAVLDAHLVDDETCWEPGRAPRALLRTMRDALHDTLFDSPLVQRAVRFYSSWYPTKTGVERASNGRLRIGGYGAGDFVVPLASLRAGGDAPTLRTTVWHPQTVVDPVVIAKVLSWGYDSAAALVGAAVDEQASATPEEVTPDHDARFASMRPPQLDAPATAADEAILTR; translated from the coding sequence ATGACGAAACCGCTGCTCGAGCTCCTCGAGCGCGCGTCGCTGGACGCGCTCGCCGAGCGATTCCGCTCCGACGAGGAGACGAACCTACCGGCGCTGTTCCCACTCGAGACGCTGGCGCTGTTGCGCGCCATCTCGAACGAGGCGCCCCTGGACACGCTCGACGCGGACGACGTCGAGCGTCCGGTCGTCGTCGTCGTGCACGGCATCCTCGGAGGGCACCTCGCGGAGCGCAGCGATCCGAGCGCGCGCATCTGGTGCCACGCGGGGCGCACCGTGACCGGCAGCGTCGCGCGTCGGCTCGCGCTCGCGGACGCATCGTGGGCGCGGCCGCACGAGGAGTCGGACGTGGTGCCCGAGCGCGCGCCGCTCTATCTCGCGTACGGCCCGGCGATCACCGCGTGGCAGCTCTGCGGCATGCACGTCGAGACGATCACGTACGACTGGCGGCGCGACGTGCGCGACGAGGCGCGTCGGTTCGGCGATCAGGTGCGCGCGCTGCGCGCGAAGCACGGCCGTCCGATGATCCTCGTGGCGCACTCGATGGGCGGGCTCGTCGCGAGCGCGTGGGCGCAGCGGAGCGACGCCGATCTCGACGCGTTCTCGCGCGTGGCGTTCGTCGCGGTGCCGCTCGGCGGCAGCTTCGACGCGGTCGCGGCCCACCTGGGCGAGCCGTGGCTGATGCACGCGCTCGGCGCAGCGTCGATCGACGAGACGTTCGACGACGTGCGCGCGATGGCGTCGTCGTGGCCGGGTCTCGTGCAGCTCTTCCCGCACGGGGCGGTGCTCGACGCGCACCTGGTCGACGACGAGACGTGCTGGGAGCCGGGGCGCGCGCCGCGCGCGTTGCTGCGGACGATGCGCGACGCGCTGCACGACACGCTCTTCGACAGCCCGCTCGTGCAGCGCGCGGTGCGCTTCTACTCGAGCTGGTATCCGACCAAGACGGGCGTGGAGCGCGCGTCGAACGGACGCCTGCGCATCGGGGGCTACGGCGCGGGCGACTTCGTCGTGCCGCTCGCTTCGCTGCGCGCGGGCGGCGACGCGCCGACGCTCCGCACGACGGTGTGGCACCCGCAGACCGTGGTCGATCCCGTGGTGATCGCGAAGGTGCTCTCGTGGGGCTACGACAGCGCGGCCGCGCTGGTGGGCGCCGCCGTCGACGAGCAGGCGAGCGCGACGCCCGAGGAAGTCACGCCCGATCACGACGCGCGCTTCGCGTCGATGCGACCGCCGCAGCTGGACGCGCCCGCGACCGCCGCGGACGAGGCGATCCTCACGCGCTGA
- a CDS encoding GNAT family N-acetyltransferase, producing the protein MFADVVLARRIEAAESGLTREVAEAVRAHGTREVLLRALGGLGVGVWIGGSPFDKVIGWGFGDAEAEDAALRGFEDAVRSREGAVQLELSTLADLSRADALIARGYTLVGAENVLGMRLDRASLAPPAIEVRRARDDEGDAWIDTVVNGFEHPDGAHVAAHEAFPRDALVQVFHDIAGAQGYRRYLAMREGAIAGGASLRVHRDENGAIAQLAGAATLPAHRRRGVQSALLRARLRDAAEAGCDLAVVTTQPGSRSQHNAQNAGFALLYTRLVLVRGA; encoded by the coding sequence ATGTTCGCCGACGTCGTGCTGGCGCGCCGCATCGAAGCGGCGGAATCGGGGCTGACCCGCGAGGTCGCGGAAGCGGTGCGGGCGCACGGGACACGCGAAGTGCTCCTGCGTGCGCTCGGTGGGCTCGGCGTCGGCGTGTGGATCGGGGGATCGCCGTTCGACAAGGTGATCGGCTGGGGCTTCGGCGACGCGGAGGCCGAGGACGCGGCGCTGCGCGGGTTCGAGGACGCGGTGCGATCACGCGAGGGCGCAGTGCAGCTCGAGCTCTCGACGCTCGCCGATCTGTCGCGCGCGGACGCGCTGATCGCGCGCGGCTACACGCTGGTCGGAGCGGAGAACGTGCTCGGGATGCGGCTCGATCGCGCGTCGCTCGCGCCGCCGGCGATCGAGGTGCGGCGCGCGCGGGACGACGAGGGCGACGCGTGGATCGACACCGTGGTGAACGGCTTCGAGCACCCCGACGGCGCGCACGTCGCGGCGCACGAGGCGTTCCCGCGCGACGCGCTGGTGCAGGTGTTCCACGACATCGCGGGCGCGCAGGGCTACCGGCGTTATCTCGCGATGCGCGAGGGCGCGATCGCGGGAGGCGCGAGCCTGCGCGTGCATCGCGACGAAAACGGCGCGATCGCCCAGCTCGCGGGCGCGGCGACGTTGCCGGCGCATCGCCGCCGCGGCGTGCAGAGCGCGCTGCTCCGCGCGCGACTGCGCGACGCGGCCGAGGCGGGCTGCGACCTCGCGGTCGTGACGACCCAACCCGGCTCGCGCTCGCAGCACAACGCGCAGAACGCCGGCTTCGCGCTGCTCTACACGCGCCTCGTGCTGGTGCGCGGCGCCTGA
- a CDS encoding RNA recognition motif domain-containing protein: MSNRLYVGNLSFHTTEDTLRATFEAIGGVERVDVPMDRMTGRPRGFAFVTMASAEDAKRAIGDLDGSMLDGRPLRVNVAEDRPRGGGGGGGFGGGGGGGGRGGFGGGGGGGGGRGGYGGGGGGRGGRGGGGGDRW, encoded by the coding sequence ATGAGCAACCGTCTCTACGTGGGCAATCTTTCGTTCCACACCACCGAGGACACCCTCCGCGCGACCTTCGAGGCCATCGGCGGCGTGGAGCGCGTGGACGTCCCGATGGACCGCATGACGGGTCGCCCGCGTGGCTTCGCGTTCGTCACCATGGCGAGCGCCGAGGACGCGAAGCGCGCGATCGGTGATCTCGACGGCTCCATGCTGGACGGTCGCCCGCTCCGCGTGAACGTCGCCGAGGATCGCCCGCGTGGCGGCGGTGGCGGCGGCGGCTTCGGCGGCGGCGGCGGTGGTGGTGGCCGCGGCGGCTTCGGCGGCGGCGGCGGCGGCGGTGGTGGCCGCGGCGGCTACGGCGGCGGCGGCGGTGGCCGCGGCGGCCGTGGTGGCGGCGGCGGCGATCGCTGGTGA
- a CDS encoding M16 family metallopeptidase: MKPESSRSSATSGSIASSALYLRPMGPTVLVPARASRTRVRFGDLALALFAFVAIAGAHAVVRAQSLPSTVRYELSNGLHVVLDPLPGRDTVTVLVSVDVGRRDQPDGWTGLAHLTEHLLFRGTAAAPGDVSSRLDAWGAIEHNGETSDDFTRYYEVVPRGALERVLWLEAERLAHGMDAVDDAAVEQQRRVVDRERELRTWGREAVWDLVLGLLYPAGHPYSRALERRDDVQAIRATHVHSFFQRHYVPARITLVVSGGFDPDPTRAWIERYFAPLRPAGAATPPPIEVPPPVRFDGERRVLAEAQRADDLLYVIWPSPPWGTASDAALDFVASELEHRLEERIRVAGGALSVDVRQDSGALCSTFEVVVTVPRGQGTLASLEALDAELATMRETPMDARVLDRWRTSFVEGEIMRLDDSLQRAQRLGQRMPAFPGGYFDVGANLERYRAVTADATRDAAREWLPAGRRLVVSIASRREAPIEGRIISELTLVDGEVRP, translated from the coding sequence GTGAAGCCCGAGAGCTCGCGATCGAGCGCCACCAGCGGCTCGATCGCGAGCTCTGCTCTATACCTGCGCCCCATGGGGCCCACCGTGCTCGTTCCAGCGCGCGCGTCACGCACGCGCGTCCGCTTTGGTGATCTCGCGCTCGCGCTGTTCGCGTTCGTCGCGATCGCCGGCGCTCACGCCGTCGTGCGCGCGCAATCGCTGCCCTCGACCGTTCGCTACGAGCTGTCGAACGGGCTGCACGTCGTGCTCGATCCGCTGCCGGGGCGCGACACCGTGACGGTGCTCGTCTCGGTCGACGTCGGGCGACGCGATCAGCCCGACGGCTGGACCGGGCTCGCGCACCTGACGGAGCACCTGCTCTTCCGCGGCACCGCGGCGGCGCCGGGCGACGTGTCGTCGCGGCTCGATGCTTGGGGCGCCATCGAGCACAACGGCGAGACCAGCGACGACTTCACGCGCTACTACGAGGTCGTGCCGCGCGGCGCGCTCGAGCGCGTGCTGTGGCTCGAGGCCGAGCGGCTCGCGCACGGCATGGACGCCGTCGACGACGCGGCGGTCGAGCAGCAGCGTCGAGTCGTCGATCGCGAGCGCGAGCTGCGGACCTGGGGCCGCGAAGCGGTCTGGGATCTCGTGCTCGGCCTGCTCTATCCGGCGGGCCATCCGTACTCGCGCGCGCTCGAGCGGCGAGACGACGTGCAGGCGATCCGCGCGACGCACGTGCACTCGTTCTTCCAGCGCCACTACGTCCCGGCGCGCATCACGCTCGTCGTGTCCGGCGGGTTCGATCCCGACCCGACGCGGGCATGGATCGAGCGCTATTTCGCGCCGCTGCGTCCCGCGGGCGCCGCGACGCCGCCGCCGATCGAGGTGCCGCCGCCGGTGCGCTTCGACGGCGAGCGCCGCGTGCTCGCCGAGGCGCAGCGGGCCGACGATCTGCTCTACGTGATCTGGCCCTCGCCTCCGTGGGGCACGGCCTCGGACGCCGCGCTCGACTTCGTCGCGAGCGAGCTCGAGCACCGGCTCGAGGAGCGCATCCGTGTCGCCGGCGGAGCGCTCTCGGTCGACGTGCGGCAGGACAGCGGCGCGTTGTGCTCGACGTTCGAGGTCGTCGTCACGGTGCCGCGCGGCCAGGGCACGCTCGCGTCGCTCGAGGCGCTCGACGCGGAGCTCGCGACCATGCGCGAGACGCCGATGGACGCGCGGGTGCTCGATCGCTGGCGCACGAGCTTCGTCGAGGGCGAGATCATGCGGCTCGACGACTCGCTCCAGCGCGCGCAGCGCCTCGGACAGCGGATGCCCGCGTTTCCCGGCGGGTACTTCGACGTCGGCGCGAACCTCGAGCGCTATCGCGCGGTGACGGCCGACGCCACGCGCGACGCTGCGCGCGAGTGGTTGCCGGCGGGACGCCGGCTCGTCGTGTCGATCGCGAGCCGCCGCGAGGCGCCGATCGAAGGGCGCATCATCAGCGAGCTGACGCTCGTCGACGGCGAGGTGCGGCCGTGA
- a CDS encoding peroxiredoxin, with translation MTIQIGDRIPDATLMYMTADGPKPLATHEVFAGKKVVLFGVPGAFTPTCSAQHLPGYVDRHGELVAKGIDTVACMAVNDAFVMSAWGKAQEVDGKVLMLADGNAELTKKLGLELDASGFGMGTRTRRFALYAEDGVVKALEIEPGRGLTVSSAETMCSKIG, from the coding sequence ATGACGATCCAGATCGGCGACCGCATCCCCGACGCGACCCTCATGTACATGACGGCCGACGGACCGAAGCCGCTCGCGACGCACGAGGTGTTCGCAGGAAAGAAAGTCGTGCTCTTCGGGGTGCCCGGCGCGTTCACGCCGACGTGCTCGGCGCAGCACCTCCCCGGCTACGTCGATCGCCACGGCGAGCTCGTCGCGAAGGGCATCGACACCGTCGCGTGCATGGCCGTGAACGACGCGTTCGTGATGAGCGCGTGGGGCAAGGCCCAAGAGGTCGACGGCAAGGTGCTGATGCTCGCCGACGGCAACGCGGAGCTCACGAAGAAGCTCGGCCTCGAGCTCGACGCATCGGGCTTCGGCATGGGCACGCGCACGCGGCGTTTCGCGCTGTACGCGGAGGACGGCGTGGTGAAGGCGCTCGAGATCGAGCCCGGCCGCGGGCTCACGGTGTCGAGCGCCGAGACGATGTGCTCGAAGATCGGATGA